In Haloterrigena turkmenica DSM 5511, a single genomic region encodes these proteins:
- a CDS encoding GNAT family N-acetyltransferase — protein MYVRDAKNREEVWLLDHIEAMGLDETAFRSRDYVVAVDEASGEKAGFGRIRIHKTDSDRASGRADDVCELTSIGVLEGWREQGVGAHVVERLVEYAGDEGFDTVYVLTGEGAYLAQFGFERIDESELPAVLQDRLEDKREGVDPDAVPLAIDVDQFRMPDRLREAFKRAPEGREDVSNDESAEDFGIDTESATYKYDTGR, from the coding sequence ATGTACGTGCGGGACGCGAAAAACAGGGAAGAGGTCTGGTTGCTCGATCACATCGAGGCAATGGGGCTCGACGAGACGGCGTTCCGCTCGCGCGACTACGTCGTCGCAGTGGACGAAGCGTCGGGCGAAAAGGCCGGCTTCGGACGGATCCGGATCCACAAAACCGACTCCGATCGCGCCAGCGGGCGCGCGGACGACGTCTGCGAACTGACCAGTATCGGCGTGCTCGAGGGCTGGCGCGAACAGGGCGTCGGCGCCCACGTCGTCGAACGGCTCGTTGAGTACGCTGGCGACGAAGGGTTCGACACCGTCTACGTACTGACCGGCGAGGGGGCCTATCTCGCCCAGTTCGGCTTCGAACGCATCGATGAGTCGGAACTGCCGGCGGTTCTGCAGGACCGACTCGAGGACAAGCGCGAGGGCGTCGATCCGGACGCCGTGCCGCTCGCGATCGACGTCGATCAGTTCCGGATGCCCGACCGACTCCGTGAGGCGTTCAAACGCGCTCCCGAGGGCCGCGAGGACGTGTCGAACGACGAGTCGGCCGAGGACTTCGGGATCGACACCGAATCGGCGACCTACAAGTACGATACGGGGCGGTAG
- a CDS encoding M48 family metallopeptidase, protein MRSRSTGTRFLMVTIGCLLLLTYLGVAGIGYLALAALWRAAPDPATTTLVVVGAGLLVGYLSYRFGTSAVLSRLEAVEIPRSRAPKLYSRLDRLEDRMGVDAPTLYVAQLPAPNAFAIGSARSGAIVLDRSLLRFLTVDELEGLLAHELAHLEGYDAFVQTLALSVFQTVAGFLFLLVSPLLLATVGAARAIAWMRGRPGAWPHTIFGRLLRRLERGVQLAFLLVTLAVRAHSRRREYAADDRAAAVTGNPLALARALRKIQRVADPRRGLLSPLYVHTEEDDWTRLFSTHPDTSERVERLVERARTGSSDGRPQRVQ, encoded by the coding sequence ATGCGTTCCCGCTCGACGGGCACCCGATTCCTGATGGTCACCATCGGCTGCCTGCTCCTCCTGACGTATCTCGGGGTCGCCGGGATCGGCTACCTGGCGCTCGCCGCCCTCTGGCGGGCGGCCCCCGACCCCGCGACGACCACGCTCGTCGTCGTCGGAGCCGGACTGCTGGTCGGCTACCTGAGCTACCGGTTCGGCACGTCAGCGGTCCTCTCGCGGCTCGAGGCCGTCGAAATCCCGCGGTCGCGAGCCCCGAAACTCTACTCCCGCCTCGACCGTCTGGAGGACCGGATGGGCGTCGACGCGCCGACACTCTACGTCGCTCAACTCCCGGCGCCCAACGCGTTCGCCATCGGCTCGGCGCGCAGCGGTGCGATCGTCCTCGACCGATCGCTGCTTCGCTTCCTGACCGTCGACGAACTCGAGGGACTGCTCGCCCACGAACTGGCCCACCTCGAGGGGTACGACGCGTTCGTCCAGACGCTGGCGCTGAGCGTGTTCCAGACGGTCGCCGGATTCCTCTTCTTGCTTGTCTCGCCGCTCCTGCTGGCGACCGTCGGCGCCGCGCGAGCGATCGCGTGGATGCGCGGCCGCCCGGGTGCGTGGCCGCACACGATCTTCGGTCGCCTCCTCCGGCGTCTCGAGCGCGGCGTCCAGCTGGCGTTCCTGCTGGTGACCCTCGCCGTCCGCGCCCACTCGCGCCGGCGGGAGTACGCCGCCGACGACCGCGCGGCCGCGGTCACCGGGAACCCGCTCGCGCTCGCTCGCGCGCTCCGGAAGATCCAGCGCGTGGCCGATCCGCGCCGAGGGCTGCTCTCGCCGCTGTACGTCCACACCGAGGAGGACGACTGGACGCGGCTGTTCTCGACGCACCCCGACACGAGTGAGCGGGTCGAACGGTTGGTCGAACGGGCGCGGACCGGTTCGTCGGACGGCCGACCGCAGCGGGTTCAGTAA